A stretch of DNA from Streptomyces rubradiris:
ACCAGCTCGATGGCCCGGGGGAAGTCGGTCAGCGGCACCTCGTGCGTGACCAGCGGCAGCGGGTCCAGCAGCCCGGCGCCGAACACCCGCACGGTGTGCGCCCAGGCGTCCGGCGGCGCGCCGAAGACGGTGTGCACCTCCAGCTGCCGTACGACGAGATCGGTCGGGTCGAGCCCGTCCGCGCCCGGCGCGGGGATGCCGGTGAGGACCAGGCGCCCGCCGCGCCGCAGCAGCGCGGCGGCGGTCCGCGCGGCGGAGGCGGACCCGGCGGTCTCGATCACCACGTCGAAGTCGGCGGGCAGCTCCTGGTTCCGCAGCCGGAAGTCGCTCGCCCCGAACCGCCGGGCCAGCGCCTCCCGGTCGTTCCGGGTGCCCACGACCAGCAGCTCGGCCGGCGAGCCGGCCGCGAGGAACTGCACGGCGAACATCCCGAGGGTGCCGGTGCCGACCACCGCGACCCGCTCGCCCGGCCGGGCGTTCGCCTTCAGCGCGGCGGCGGCGACGCAGGCGGCCGGCTCCAGCAGCGCGGCGGCGGTGAGGTCGGCGTCGTCGGGCAGTACGTGCAGCAGCCGGGCGGGCAGGGTGAGGGTGGCCGCCATGGCGCCGGGCCGGGTGAACCCGGTCTCCTCGTACCCGGCGGTGCACAGTGTGGTCTCGCCCGCGTGACAGCGGTCGCACACCTGGCAGTTGCGGAAGCCCTCGCCGACCACCTTGCGGCCGGCCAGCGAGCCGGGTACCCCGGCCCCCACCGCGGTGACCGTCCCCGACCACTCGTGCCCGGGGACGAGCGGGTAACGGACGTACCCCTCGGGCCGGTTGCCCTGGTACACCTCGCGGTCGCTGCCGCAGATGCCGACCGCGTGCACGGCCACCAGCGCCTCGCCGGGGCCCGGTTCGCGCGGTGTGTGGGCCTCGACCCGGTGCACGCCCGGGGCCTCGACGAGGACCTGTGAACTCACCGGGCGTCCTTCGGATTGCGCTTCTCCCAGCCCTCGGCCCACAGGTCGAAGTGGGCCCGCTGCTGCGGGAACTCGGCCGCCGCGTCGACGTCCAGCTCGACGCCGAGACCGGGCGCGTCGGAGAGGTGGAAGCAGCCGTCCTCCGGGTTCACCTGCGGCGCGCCCTTGACCACCTTCTTGATCTCCGCGTCCGCGAAGTCGTTGAAGTGTTCGAGGATCTTGAAGTTCGGGGAGGTGAAGCCGACCTGGAGGGAGGCGGCGGTGAGCACGGACCCGCCGACGTTGTGCGGGGCGACCAGCATGTAGTGGGTCTCGGCGGTGGCGGCGAGCTTGCGGGTCTCCCAGATGCCGCCGATGTGGCCGACGTCGGGCTGGATGATGTCCACGGCCTGGCTGTCGAACAGCTCGCGGAACTCGATGCGGTCGTGGATGCGCTCGCCGGTGGCCACCGGCATGTCGACCTTGGCGGCGACCTTCTGAAGCGCCTTCAGGTTCTCCGGCGGCACCGGCTCCTCCAGCCAGGCCGGCTTGAACGGCGCCATCTCCTTGGCCAGCCGGACCGCGGTGGCGGGGGAGAAGCGGCCGTGCATCTCCAGCATCAGCTCCGCGTCCGGGCCGATGGCGTCCCGCACGGCCTCGATGAGCGAGACGGCGTACAGGGTCTCCTGGTGGTCCAGCTCGAAGTGGCCGGTGCCGAACGGGTCGATCTTCAGCGCCTTGTAACCGCGCTCCATGACCCCCTGGGCGGCCTTGTGGTACGCCTCCGGCGTCCGCTCGGTGGTGTACCAGCCGTTGGCGTACGCCTTGACCTTGTCGGTGACCTTCCCGCCGAGCAGCTGCCACACCGGCACACCCAGCGCCTTGCCCTTGATGTCCCAGCACGCCATCTCGACCACCGCGATGCCGGACATCACGATCTCGCCGGCGCGGCCGTAGTCGCCGTACTTCATACGGCGCACCAGGTCCTCGACGGCGAACGGATCCGAGCCGAGGATGTGGTTGACCTCGGCCTCCCGCAGATAGCCGATCAGCGCGTCCGTATGCCCGAGCATCCGGGTCTCGCCGACTCCCGTGATCCCCTCGTCGGTGTGCACCTGGACATAGGTCAGGTTGCGCCACGGCGTGCCGACCACGTGTGTGCTGATTCCGGTGATGCGCACGGCAGTTGCCCTTCAGCTGTTCGGTATTTCGTCGCTCGTTCGAAATGCTGGCGTGACAGTAAGGACGGGGCGCCGGGGGTGTCAATGGGTCGAACAGGTAACGGTTTCGGCAAGGCTTTCGAGATTGTTTCGCTCCCGCACCGAACCTTCACAGCCGCGCCTGGAACCCGGCCCGCGCGGACTCTAGTCTTCCCGCGTCATGGACTATTGCCACCCCTGTCGACGCCACCTGAACGGCGCCCTGGCGTGCCCCGGCTGCGGCACGCCCGCCTCCGGCGACGGCTACGACGACGCGTACGGCGCCGGAGAGGCGTCGTGGGACGCCTGGGGTGGGCCGGCGCGCGGAACCGGGCGTGACGGGGACGCCTACGGGCTCACCGCGAGCTGCCTGCCGGACCAGGCGTCCACCACGACGGAGGGGTGGCCCGCCGGGAACGGCCAGGGGAGCACGGGGAGCGGTTGGCGCCCCGGCGGGAACGGCCAGGGGAGCACGGGGAGCGGTTGGCGCCCCGGCGGGAACGGCCCTGCGCCCGCCGGAATCCACTACGCCCCGCCCGGCACCGTCCGCGTGCCCGAGCAGCGCGGCCCGGGACCCGCCGGGCCGGGCCGCGCGCCGGCCGGGGGCGGTGGCGAAGCGGGCGTGGACGGTGGTGAACTCGGCGGCTCCGGCGGGGAGTTCAGCGACGACGGCCGGGCGCCCGGCGGTGACGGCAGTGCCTCGGCCGGTGGTCGCCGCCCGCCTGTCGGCGAGGGCGCCCACGCGGACGCCGGTGTTCACAGGGACGCCGGTGTCCACACCGCCGAGGGGCACACCGGTGGCGGGTACGCCGATGAGGGGCACCCTGTCGAATGGCAGTCCGCCGAAGGGGCCGCCGACGAGGAGCGCCCCGCCGAGGAGTCCGTCGGCGGGCGGGGCGGTGTCCGTGCCGGGAGGGGGCGGCGGGAGCGCAAGGCGGCCGGGCACCGGCGCCGTCGGCGGCGGGTCCTGGTGGTCGTCGCCGGATTCGTGCTCGCGGCCGGCGGGCTCAGTCTCGCGGAGCTGGGTACGGACGCGCCCTTCTCGCCCTTCGCCGACGACCCTTCGGCCACGGCCGGTCAGACCGAGGCGGAGGACGATTCCGGTTCCGGCGCCCCGGACCGTACGGCGGGACCGGCCGGCGTGACCTCGGGCGCCGTCCCGGGCGCGGCCTCCGGCTCCCCGGACGCCCCGGCCCCGGGCTCCGACTCCGCCCCGCCGGCCGCGGGGGACGCGAGCGACGAGGACGACACGGGCGACACGGGGGACACGGGGGACACGGACGGCAAGGGTTCCGCTTCCGCCTCGCCGGGGGAGTCCGGCGAGGCGGGACAGTCGGGCACCACCGGTGCCACGGATTCCGGCACACCGGCGACGACGTCCGCCGCCCCGGCTCCCACCGGGCCCGCCACCACCGCCCCCACTCCGGACCCGACGACCTCGGCCCCGGCCCCCACGCCCTCGCCCGAGAAGGCCTGCGACCGCTGGCTGTGGTGGTGCCGCTGAGCTGTGGTGGTGCCGCTGAGCGGTGGTGGTGCCGCTGAGCGGTGCTGGGGCCGCGCCCGAGCGGCGCGCACACGACGGCAGCCGCATCCCACGTCCAAGGATGCGGCTGCCGTCGTGGCCGACGACGCGGATCAGGCCAGCGTCACGGTGATGTTGCCCCGGGTCGCCTTCGAGTACGGGCACACCTGGTGCGCCTTCTCGACCAGGCTCTTCGCGGTCGCGGCGTCGACGTTCGGGATGTTCGCGGAGATCTCCACGATGATCCCGAAGCCGTCGTCGTTCTTGCCGATGCCGACCTTGGCGGTGACCGTCGACCCGGAGATGTCGGCGCCCTCCTGGCGGGCGACGACGCCCAGCGCCCCCTGGAAGCAGGCGCTGTAGCCCGCGGCGAACAGCTGCTCGGGGTTGGTGCCGGCGCCGCTGCCGCCCATCTCCTTGGGCGGGTTGACGACCACGTCGAGCTTGCCGTCGTCGGTGGCGACCCGGCCGTCACGGCCGTTCTCGGCGGTGGCGACGGCGGTGTACAGGACGTCGGACTGCGTGATGGGCATGCGGTTGTCTTCCTCCTCGGTCCACGGCGACTCGCGCCCACGATCGCCACAGGATTCCGGAAAGAAGTTACCGCATCGCGAAAAAACCGGGAAGGTCGGAGCCTGAGCGGGAGCTCCAGGTCAGAGCTTGACGACCATCTTGCCGATGTTGTCGCCGCGCAGGATGCCGAGGAACGCCTCCAGGGTGTTCTCGACGCCCTCGACCACGGTCTCGCGGTACTTCAGCGCGCCCGAGGCCACCCACGGGCCGACCTCCTGGACGAACTGCGGCTGGAGGTCGTAGTGGTCGCCGACCAGGAAGCCCTCGATCCGGCCGCGGGTCTGGATCAGCCGGGCCAGGTTCGTCGGGCCGGGCGCGGGCTCGGTGTTGTTGTAGACCGAGATCATGCCGCAGATCGCGATCCGGCCGCCCTGGTTGAGCGAGCCGATGGCCGCCTCCAGGTGGTCCCCGCCGACGTTGTCGAAGTAGACGTCGATGCCGTCGGGCGCCGCCTGCCGCAGCTGCTCGGCGACCGGGCCCTTCTTGTAGTTGAACGCGGCGTCGAAGCCGTACTCGTTCACCAGCAGCTCGACCTTCTCGTCGGACCCGGCCGAGCCGATGACCCGGGAGGCGCCCTTGAGCTTGGCGATCTGGCCCACCTGGCTGCCCACGGCACCGGCCGCGCCGGACACGAATACGCTGTCGCCCTCCTTGAAGGAGGCGGTGCGCAGCAGGCCGGCGTAGGCGGTCAGGCCGGTCATGCCGAGGACGCCGAGGTACGCCGACAGCGGCACGTCCTCGGTGCCGACCTTGACGGCGTTCTTCGCGTCCACGACCGCGTACTCGCGCCAGCCGAAGAAGTGCAGGACGTGGTCGCCGGCCTCGATGCCCTCGGCCTTGGACTCGATCACCTCGCCGACCGCGCCGCCCTGCATGACCTTGCCCAGCTCGAAGGGGGCGACGTAGGACTTGGCGGCGCTCATCCGGCCGCGCATGTACGGGTCGACGGAGAGGTACTTGTTCCGCACCAGCACCTGGCCCTCGCCCGGGGCCGGGACGGGTGACTCGACGAGCGCGAAGTCCTCGGGCTTCGGCCAGCCGACGGGACGGCTGAGGAGGTGCCACTCGCGGTTGATCATGACGGAGCCTTTCGGGGTGGTACTTCACTACCTGAAACAACCATGCTCCTGAATATTTCATGATGTCAAGTAACCGGGTATCCTGGCGGGCATGCCCACCCCATCGAACGCCCGCCGCCCCGACCCCCTCGCCCTGGAGGTCGTCGAGCTGATCGGTGAGGTCGTGGCCCGCTTCTACGCGGACTACGAGGAGGCGGCGGGCGAGCACACCCTGACCGGCCCGCAGGCCCGGCTGCTCAGCCTGCTCTCGCTGGAGCCGCTGCCCATGCGCAAGCTGGCCCAGAAGCTGAAGTGCGAGCCGTCGAACGTCACCGGGATCGTGGACCGGCTGGAGTCCCGGGGGCTGGTGGAGCGCCGCCCCGACCCGGCCGATCGCCGGGTGAAGGTGGCCGCCGCCACCGAGCGGGGCCGCGAGGTGGCCCGGGACCTGCGCGAGGGCCTGCGGTTCGCCCGCGAACCCCTCGCGGGGCTGTCCGAGGAGGAGCGCCGCTCCCTGCGTGACCTGCTGCGCCGCATGCTCGGGGCCTGAGCGCCGTACCGCCTCGCGGAGCCAGTAGAGTCCTGGCCATGCGCGATCTCGGGGTGGGTTTCGGTTATCTGCTGAAGGGCCAGCGGTGGGTGACCCGGCACGGGCGCCGGTACGGCTTCGGCCTGCTGCCCGGCCTGATCACACTGGTGCTGTACGCCGCCGCGCTGGTCGCGCTGGCCGTCTGGGGCGAGGACGCCGTCGCCTGGGCCACCCCGTTCGCCGACGACTGGTCCAGCCCTTGGCAGGGCCTGTTCCGCGGCTTCCTGACGGCCGTCCTGTTCGCGCTCGGCCTGCTGCTGGCCGTGCTCACCTTCACGGCCGTCACCCTGCTGGTCGGCCAGCCCTTCTACGAGTCCCTCTCCGAGCAGGTCGACGCCGACGTCTCGCCCGACGGCACCGCCCCCGAGTCCGGCCTGCCGCTCTGGCGCGAACTGTGGATCTCCGCCCGGGACAGCCTGCGGGTCCTGGTCCGGGCCGGACTGTGGGGCGTGCTGCTCTTCGCCCTCGGCTTCCTGCCGTTCGTCGGGCAGACCGTCGTCCCCGTGATCGGCTTCTTCGTCACCGGCTTCTTCCTCACCGAGGAACTCGCCGCCGTCGCCCTCCAGCGCAGGGACGTCGACCTGCGCGCCCGGCTCGCCCTGCTGCGCTCCCGCAAGACGCTGGTCTGGGGGTTCGGCACCCCCCTCGGCCTGGCCTTCCTGGTCCCGTTCGTCGCGGTGTTCCTGATGCCGGGCGCGGTCGCGGGCGCCACGCTGCTCGCCCGTGACCTGCTCGGCGAGGAGACCACCGACGCCGACGCCCCCGGCGGGCGGCCCGACACGGAGGACGTCACCTCCTGACCGGCGGTGACCGGGCGCGGCCACCTACCGGGCCACCGGCGGTGCGGGCACGATGGAGGCTCCCGCACGGGCCGGTGCGGGCGCCACGAGGAGGTACCGATGACGGGACCGGAGCCCACCCCCGCCGAGGAGGCCCGCGAGGCCGTCGTGGCGGCTGCCCTGCACGCGCTCGACCTCGACGCCAAGACCCGGCTGCTGGCCGGGCAGGACATGTGGAGCCTGCCCGCGCTGCCCGGAATCGGCCTGGCGTCCCTGGTGATGTCGGACGGCCCGGTCGGCGTCCGGGGCGTGCGCTGGAGTGCCGACGACCCCTCCGTGGCCCTGCCCTCGCCGACCGCGCTCGCCGCCGCCTGGGACCCGGAACTCGCCCGCCGCGCCGGGGTGCTGCTCGCCCAGGAGGCCCGCCGCAAGGGCGTCCACGTCCTGCTCGCTCCGACCGTCAACCTGCACCGCTCCCCGCTCGGCGGCCGTCACTTCGAGTGCTACAGCGAGGACCCGTACCTGACCGGGGTGATCGGCGGCGGGTATGTGCGCGGCGTCCAGTCCGGCGGGGTCGGCGCCACCGTCAAGCACTTCGTCGCCAACGACGCCGAGACCGACCGGTTCACGGTGGACAACCTGGTCTCCGAACGCGCCCTGCGCGAGCTGTACCTGGCGCCCTTCGAGGCCATCGTGCGCGGCGCCCGCCCGTGGGGCGTCATGACCGCCTACAACTCGGTCAACGGCACGACGATGACCGAGCACCACCACCTCGTCGAGGAAGTCCTGCGCGGCGAATGGGGCTTCGACGGCGTCAACGTCTCCGACTGGACGGCCGCCCGGGACACGGTGGGCGCCGCGAACGGCGGCCTGGACATCGCCATGCCCGGCCCGCGGACCGTCTACGGCCCCGCCCTCGCCCGGGCCGTACGGGACGGCGAGGTCGCCGAGGCCACGGTCGACGCCGCCGTTCGCCGGGTGCTGCGCCTCGCCGCCCGCGTCGGCGCCCTGGCCGGCGCCGAACCGGCCGTCACCGAACCGCCCGCGCCGGTCGACGGCGCGGCCCTGGCCCGGGAGATCGCCCGCCGCTCCTTCGTCCTGGTCCGCAACGAAAGGCGCGTCCTGCCGCTGAAGCCGGGCGGCACCGTGGCCCTGATCGGCGCCGCCGCCCGCGACGCCCGCGTCCTCGGCGGCGGCTCCGCCACCGTCTTCCCGGCCCGCACCGTCTCCCCGCTCGACGGCCTCACCGCCGCCCTCCCCGCCGGCACCCTGACGTACGACGTCGGCGCCGACCCGGTCACCGAACCGGCCCTGAACGACCCGGGGTTCACCGTGCGGGCGGTCTGCCGGAACGCGGCCGGCGAGGTCATCGGCACCCGCTCCGTCCCCGGCGCGGCCATCCAGTGGATGGGCACCGACCTCCCCGAGGGCGTCACCCACGACACCCTGGACACCGTCGAACTGACCGGCACCTACACCCCCCGCGAGTCGGGCCGGCACACCTTCGCGGTCAAGGGCACGGGCGCCTTCACGCTCACCGTCGGCGGGACGACGTACTACGACGACGTCCAGCGCCCGAGTCCCGACGACCCCTTCGACGCCTTCTTCGGCGCCCCCGTGCCACGCGCCGAAGCCGAACTCACCGCGGGCGAACCGGTCGAGGTCTCCCTCACCCACGCCGTCCGCCTCCCCGAGGACCTCCCGATGAAGGCCGTCGCCTTCGCGCTCGCCCACTGCGGCCCGCCGCGCGACCCGGACGAGCTGATCGCCGAGGCCGCCGAGGCCGCCCGGAACGCGGACACCGCCGTGGTCGTGGTCGCCACCACCGAGCGGGTGGAGTCCGAGGGCTTCGACCGCCGGGACCTGAGGCTCCCCGGCCGCCAGGACGACCTGGTGCACGCGGTCGCCGCCGCCAACCCGGACACCGTCGTGGTCGTCAACTCCGGCTCCCCGGTGGAACTTCCCTGGCGGGACGAGGTCGCCGCGATTCTGCTCACCTGGTTCCCCGGCCAGGAGGGCGGCACCGCCCTCGCCGACGTCCTCACCGGCACCCACGAGCCCGGCGGCCGGCTCCCCACCACCTGGGGCACCCTCGCCGACGCCCCGGTCACCCAGGTCGTCCCGGTGAACGGCGAACTGCCCTACAGCGAGGACCTGTTCATCGGCTACCGCGCCTGGGACCGGGCCGGCCGCACCCCCACCTACCCCTTCGGCCACGGCCTCGGCTACACCGACTGGGCCTACGAGTCGCTGGAGACCGACGGCACCACCGTCCGCGTCCGGGTCCGCAACACCGGCGAACGGCCGGGCCGGGAGGTGATCCAGCTCTACCTCTCCCCGTCCGGGCCCGCCCCCGGCCGCCCGGCCCGCCGCCTGGCCGCCTTCGCCTCCGTCGAGGCCGGCCCCGGCGAGAGCGCCGAGGCCACCATCGAACTGCCCCGCCGCGCCTTCGAGGTGTGGGACGACACGACGAAGACGTGGGCGTGTGTGAAGGGTTCGTACGAGATCTCCGCCGGCCGCTCGATCACCGACCGCCGGCTCACGGCACCGATTAACGTCTGATCCGGGACACTCCCCGCACACCGCGGACGAAGCCCCCACGAACAGCCCCGGTCCGGGACCTGACCCCTGGACCGGGGCTCACCGCCGTCAGCCGCGCACCCCGAAGCCGTACACCGTCTCCGAGCGGTAGACCTCGCCGGGACGCAGGACCGTGGCGGGAAAGTCCGGGCGGTTGGGGGAGTCCGGGAAGTGCTGCGTCTCCAGGGCGGTGCCGGCGTTCGGGGCGAACGGGCCGGACAGGTGGTCGCCGGTGTAGAGCTGGAGGCCCGGCTCGGTCGTCGACACCGTCAGGGTGCGGCCGGAGCCGGGGTCGTAGAGCTCCGCGACCTCCTCGGCCGCCCCGGTCACGCCCTTGTCCAGCACGAAGTTGTGGTCGTATCCGGAGCCAGTCGGGCGCGGCGCCCGGAAGTCCAGGCGGGAGCCCGACACATCGGCCGGCGCCCCCACCGGGATCAGGTCCGCGTCCACCGGCGTGTACCGGGACGCGGCCAGCCGCAGCTCGTGCCCGCCCGTGGCACCGGAACCCGCGCCGCCCAGGTTCCAGTACGTGTGGTTGGTCAGGTTCACGACTGTCGGCGCGTCGGTGACCGCCTCGTAGCCGATCCGCAGCGCCCCCGACGCCGTCAGCGTGTACGTCACCGTCACCGCCAGCCGCCCCGGGAACCCCTCCTCGCCGTCGGGGCTGACCCGGCTCAGCCGCAGCCCGTGCTGCACCGGAGTCACCTCCCACACGTGCTTGTCGAAGCCCCGCTTGCCGCCGTGCAGCGAGTTGGCGCCCTCGTTGCGCGTCACCTCATGCGTCCGGCCGTCCAGGGGGAACCGGCCGCCCGCGATCCGGTTGGCGTACCGGCCGATCACCGCGCCCAGGTACGGCTCCGGATGCCGCAGATAGCCGTCCAGGTCCGCGAAGCCCAGCACCACGTCCGCCGTCCGCCCCGACCGGTCCGGGACCTCGGCCGACTGCACGATCCCGCCGTACGACAGCACCCGCACCCGCACCCCGCCGCGCTCCAGCGTCCACCGGTGCACGGCAGTGCCGTCGGAAAGTGCGCCGAAAAGTTCGCTCATGTGGGAAACCCTAGGTCACGGGCTCTTCGCGGTGACCTTCCGGTACGCGATCTCCGCGAGCCGGGCCTGCCCGTCCTTGCTGGGGTGGAACCAGTCCCAGTGGCTCAGCTGGTCCGTGCCGAAGCGGAAGTCGTACACCGCGCCCCCGTCGAAGCGGCAGCGGCGGTCCTTCGCGCAGACCTCCCGGAGCACCTTGTTGTACTCCACCACCCGCCGCTGCACGGATTCCCGGCGCAGCGTCGCCGCGCTGGTCAGATCGTCCGCGTCGCCCAGCATCGACGGGCAGATGCCCAGCTTCCACACCTGCCTGCCCAGCACGTTCGTCCGGCCCTCGGACCACAGCCGCATCAGGTTCGGCACGCTCGACACGTACACCTGCGTCTTCGGCAGCGCCGAGCGCAGCGTGCGCATCGCCTCCTCGAAGCCCGCGCGGAACTCGGCCACCGGCGTCATCGCCGACGCCGTGGTCCGGCAGGCGTCGTTCCCGCCGGCCATCACCGTCACCAACTCCGGGCGGCGGGCCACCGCCTGCGCCATCTGCCCCGGCAGGTCCGCCATCCGGGCCCCGGTCACCGCGTAGTTCCAGCTGCGCTCCGCCGCTCCCGCGACCCCCAGCAGCCGCACCGCCAGACTCTCCACCGCCGCGTCGCTGCCCGTCGCCCAGGACGCCTCCGGACAGTCCGACAGCACCGTGCACGCGTCGAAGCCGCGGGTGATGGAATCGCCCACCGCCGCGATCGAGTCCGGGCTGGTGTCCCACAGCGGGGGCCGGGCCGCGCGCGCCTTCGTGCCCTCCGCCGCCGGCGAACCGTCCCCGCCCTGGCATCCGGCGACCCCCAGCACCGTGGCCGCCACGACGGCGAAAGCGGCTCGCACACGGTGGCTTCGCTTCCGCATCCCTGCTGTTCCCCTCGCTCGACGGCCCGGTGCTCCCCCTAGGACAACGACTGAGGGTTCCCGGTCCGGCACCCGGGGAACGGCCGGCCCCCGTACAAGCGTCCCCCTGGGTGAATGGCGGCGTTTTCCTGGCGCCGGGACCGACGGTACGTCACACTCCTTGCCCCGTCGCAAGGTAGCCTCGCCATCAACGCGGCCGTCGTGCCACTGCCGCCCAGCCAGTCCGCAAGATGTCCCGCTCTGCCCGGAGGTTCCGGTGACGACACGTGGAGTTCTGTACGTGCACTCCGCGCCGCGCGCGCTCTGCCCGCACGTCGAGTGGGCCATCGCCGGGGTGCTCGGCACGCGCGTCAGCCTCGACTGGATCCGGCAGCCCGCGTCCCCCGGCACCTGGCGCTCGGAGTTCTCCTGGCAGGGCCAGGCCGGCACGGCCTCCAAGCTCGCGTCCGCGCTGCGCGGCTGGCACCTGCTGCGGTTCGAGGTCACCGCCGAACCCTGCCCGACCGCCGAGGGCGAGCGCTACAGCTGCACCCCCGACCTCGGCATCTTCCACGCCGTCACCGGCCTCCACGGCGACATCCTGATCCCCGAGGACCGCCTGCGCGCCGCCCTGACCCGCTCCCAGCGCGGCGAGAGCGACCTGGAGGCCGAGATCGCCAAACTCCTCGGCAAGCCCTGGGACGACGAACTGGAGCCGTTCCGGTACGCGGGCGAGGGCGCCCCGGTCCGCTGGCTGCACCAGGTGGTGTAGAGCGGATGGCCCGGTCTCCACTCCAGGAGACCGGGCCATTCAAGCGCTACGGAACTCAGACCGTACGGAACGCCAGCACCACGTTGTGCCCGCCGAACCCGAACGAGTCGTTCAGCGCGGCGATCCGGCCCTCCGGCAGCGCCCGCGCCTCACCGTTCACGATGTCCGCGTTGACCTCGGGGTCCAGGTTGTCCAGGTTGATCGTCGGCGGCGCCGTGCGCTTCACCAGCGCCAGGATCGACGCGACGGTCTCCACACCGCCCGCGCCGCCGAGCAGATGACCGGTCATCGACTTGGTCGCGGAGATCGCCATGTGGTCGACGTCGTCGCCGAACACCTTCCGCAGCGCCTTGATCTCGGCCACGTCGCCCTGCGGCGTGGACGTGGCGTGCGCGTTGACGTGCACGATCTCGGCCGGCTTCAGGTCGGTGTTGTCCAGCAGGTTCTGCAGCGCGTGCGCGATCCCGTTGCCGGACGGCTCCGGCTGCGTGATGTGGTGGGCGTCGGCGGAGATGCCCTGTCCGACCGCCTCGGCGTAGATCCGGGCACCGCGGGCCTTCGCGTGCTCCTCGGACTCCAGGACGATCACACCGGCGCCCTCGCCGAGCACGAAGCCGTCGCGGCCGGCGTCGTAGGGACGCGAGGCGCCCTGCGGGTCGTCGTTGTTCTTGGACATCGCCATCATGTTGCCGAACGCGGCGATCGGCAGCGGGTGGATGGCGGCCTCGGTACCACCGGCCACGACCACGTCCGCACGCCCGGTGCGGATCATCTCGATCGCGTACCCGATGGCCTCCGCGCCCGAGGCGCAGGCCGAGACGGGGGTGTGCACACCGGCGCGGGCACCCAGCTCGATCCCGACGTTGGCCGCCGGGGAGTTGGGCATCAGCATCGGCACGGTGTGCGGGGAGACGCGGCGTACGCCCTTCTCCTTGAGTACGTCGTACTGGTCCAGCAAGGTCGTCACGCCGCCGATGCCGGAGGCGATGACCGCTCCGAGACGGTCGGGGTTCACGGAGGAGTCCACCCCGGCCTTGGCGGTGAAACCGGCGTCCTTCCATGCCTGCTGAGCGGCGATCAGCGCGAACTGCGCGGACCGGTCCAGCTTGCGGGCCTGCGGCCGGGGGATGATCTCGCCCGGCTCCACGGCGATCTGCGCGGCGATGCGGACCGGCATGTCCGCCGCCCACTCCTGCTCCAGCAGTCTGACACCGGACGTGCCGGCGACCAGGGCCTCCCAGGTCGAGGCTGCGTCGCCACCCAGCGGTGTGGTTGCGCCGATACCGGTGACGACCACGGTGCGATTGGTCGGGCTCACGGGAATTCTTTCTCCAACGGATACGGGGGAGGACTACCCCCGCCGGTGCGGGGATTACGGCGCCACCGCCGGGTGGCGGGGCCTTGCTACACGCGGCCTACGCGGTGGCCTCAGGCCTGGTGCTTGAGGATGTAGTCGGTGGCGTCGCCGACGGTCTTGAGGTTCTTGACGTCGTCGTCCGGGATCTTC
This window harbors:
- a CDS encoding zinc-dependent alcohol dehydrogenase, with amino-acid sequence MSSQVLVEAPGVHRVEAHTPREPGPGEALVAVHAVGICGSDREVYQGNRPEGYVRYPLVPGHEWSGTVTAVGAGVPGSLAGRKVVGEGFRNCQVCDRCHAGETTLCTAGYEETGFTRPGAMAATLTLPARLLHVLPDDADLTAAALLEPAACVAAAALKANARPGERVAVVGTGTLGMFAVQFLAAGSPAELLVVGTRNDREALARRFGASDFRLRNQELPADFDVVIETAGSASAARTAAALLRRGGRLVLTGIPAPGADGLDPTDLVVRQLEVHTVFGAPPDAWAHTVRVFGAGLLDPLPLVTHEVPLTDFPRAIELVGAGDPAVGKVLLRP
- a CDS encoding mandelate racemase/muconate lactonizing enzyme family protein is translated as MRITGISTHVVGTPWRNLTYVQVHTDEGITGVGETRMLGHTDALIGYLREAEVNHILGSDPFAVEDLVRRMKYGDYGRAGEIVMSGIAVVEMACWDIKGKALGVPVWQLLGGKVTDKVKAYANGWYTTERTPEAYHKAAQGVMERGYKALKIDPFGTGHFELDHQETLYAVSLIEAVRDAIGPDAELMLEMHGRFSPATAVRLAKEMAPFKPAWLEEPVPPENLKALQKVAAKVDMPVATGERIHDRIEFRELFDSQAVDIIQPDVGHIGGIWETRKLAATAETHYMLVAPHNVGGSVLTAASLQVGFTSPNFKILEHFNDFADAEIKKVVKGAPQVNPEDGCFHLSDAPGLGVELDVDAAAEFPQQRAHFDLWAEGWEKRNPKDAR
- a CDS encoding organic hydroperoxide resistance protein; the encoded protein is MPITQSDVLYTAVATAENGRDGRVATDDGKLDVVVNPPKEMGGSGAGTNPEQLFAAGYSACFQGALGVVARQEGADISGSTVTAKVGIGKNDDGFGIIVEISANIPNVDAATAKSLVEKAHQVCPYSKATRGNITVTLA
- a CDS encoding NADP-dependent oxidoreductase, with translation MINREWHLLSRPVGWPKPEDFALVESPVPAPGEGQVLVRNKYLSVDPYMRGRMSAAKSYVAPFELGKVMQGGAVGEVIESKAEGIEAGDHVLHFFGWREYAVVDAKNAVKVGTEDVPLSAYLGVLGMTGLTAYAGLLRTASFKEGDSVFVSGAAGAVGSQVGQIAKLKGASRVIGSAGSDEKVELLVNEYGFDAAFNYKKGPVAEQLRQAAPDGIDVYFDNVGGDHLEAAIGSLNQGGRIAICGMISVYNNTEPAPGPTNLARLIQTRGRIEGFLVGDHYDLQPQFVQEVGPWVASGALKYRETVVEGVENTLEAFLGILRGDNIGKMVVKL
- a CDS encoding MarR family winged helix-turn-helix transcriptional regulator, producing MPTPSNARRPDPLALEVVELIGEVVARFYADYEEAAGEHTLTGPQARLLSLLSLEPLPMRKLAQKLKCEPSNVTGIVDRLESRGLVERRPDPADRRVKVAAATERGREVARDLREGLRFAREPLAGLSEEERRSLRDLLRRMLGA
- a CDS encoding EI24 domain-containing protein, whose translation is MRDLGVGFGYLLKGQRWVTRHGRRYGFGLLPGLITLVLYAAALVALAVWGEDAVAWATPFADDWSSPWQGLFRGFLTAVLFALGLLLAVLTFTAVTLLVGQPFYESLSEQVDADVSPDGTAPESGLPLWRELWISARDSLRVLVRAGLWGVLLFALGFLPFVGQTVVPVIGFFVTGFFLTEELAAVALQRRDVDLRARLALLRSRKTLVWGFGTPLGLAFLVPFVAVFLMPGAVAGATLLARDLLGEETTDADAPGGRPDTEDVTS